One genomic segment of Ricinus communis isolate WT05 ecotype wild-type chromosome 5, ASM1957865v1, whole genome shotgun sequence includes these proteins:
- the LOC8281871 gene encoding trans-resveratrol di-O-methyltransferase produces the protein MKMELDQGLEANELFQAQCHIYKHMYHYLESMSLKCAVQLGIPDIIHKHNKPMTLLELASALDIPPAKANCLQRVIRILVHSGFFTIAKVHDQEEVEEDGYVLTTSSRLLLKDSPTTLSPFALAMLNPALITPWFSLSEWYQGNQLTAFETYHGKDFWQYGKENQDFIKSLNEGMACDSQLVSLIVKDHKEIFEGVASLVDVGGGTGTLARAIADAYPLMTCAVLDLPQVVANLQETKNMKFVAGDMFHSIPSADAILIKSVLHNWSDEACIKILKRCREAIQSKDEGGKVIIIEVVINEKKDECEVVEKTKLFMDMEMMLICTGKERNEEEWARLFLEAGFNHYKITATSGLNSIIEVYP, from the exons atgaaaatggagTTAGATCAAGGGCTTGAAGCTAATGAACTGTTTCAAGCTCAATGTCACATATACAAACACATGTATCACTATTTGGAATCCATGTCACTAAAATGTGCTGTTCAGCTTGGAATTCCTGACATAATTCACAAACATAACAAACCTATGACCCTTCTTGAGTTGGCTTCAGCACTTGATATTCCCCCAGCAAAAGCAAATTGTCTCCAGCGCGTCATACGCATACTGGTGCATTCGGGCTTCTTCACTATAGCCAAAGTCCATGATCaagaagaagtagaagaagaCGGTTATGTTCTTACAACTTCCTCTCGTCTCTTGCTCAAAGATAGCCCAACCACCCTGTCTCCATTTGCTCTAGCAATGCTAAATCCTGCACTGATAACTCCCTGGTTTTCCCTTTCTGAATGGTATCAAGGGAATCAGCTCACAGCATTTGAGACTTACCATGGAAAAGATTTTTGGCAATATGgtaaagaaaatcaagatttTATCAAATCCTTGAACGAGGGCATGGCCTGCGATTCTCAGCTGGTGAGCTTGATTGTTAAGGATCACAAGGAAATCTTCGAGGGAGTTGCCTCACTGGTTGACGTAGGTGGTGGAACAGGAACTCTAGCCAGAGCAATTGCTGATGCATATCCCCTTATGACATGCGCAGTTTTGGACCTTCCACAAGTTGTTGCCAACTTGCAAGAAACTAAAAACATGAAATTTGTCGCTGGTGACATGTTTCACTCTATTCCGTCTGCTGATGCAATTCTGATAAAG TCTGTTTTACATAACTGGAGCGATGAGGCATGCATAAAGATTTTGAAGAGATGCAGAGAAGCTATTCAAAGCAAAGATGAGGGAGGAAAAGTGATAATTATAGAAGTGGTGATTAATGAGAAGAAAGATGAATGTGAAGTGGTGGAGAAAACAAAGCTCTTCATGGACATGGAAATGATGCTAATATGTACTGGAAAGGAAAGAAACGAAGAGGAATGGGCAAGACTCTTCTTGGAGGCTGGATTTAATCACTACAAAATCACTGCTACTAGTGGGTTAAATTCCATTATTGAAGTGTATCCTTAG
- the LOC8281870 gene encoding uncharacterized protein LOC8281870 — protein sequence MDFHKENLDLILVPCGLLILFSYHIFLLYKHLDDSNSTVIGLENKDKKEWVQRVVQGNSSDYDRAVSVISSNTTAAAYLATISLTLCSLIGTFLGKSSSTDNMFQSKRIYGDTRPFTIFLKDISLLACLLVAFSGFIQAARHLVHASYLMSSPDNKNHVKKLEFAIIKGGDFWLFGLRALYFALIMVLWFFGPVPMFVSSILMVIILYYHDICTVTLHNVYCQQDNQKGNKAASVRGRFSY from the exons ATGGATTTCCACAAGGAAAATCTTGATTTGATCCTGGTCCCTTGTGGGTTGCTCATCTTATTTTCCTACcatattttccttctttacaAACACCTCGATGATTCTAACTCCACAGTCATTGGCCTAGAGAACAAAGACAAGAAAGAATGGGTTCAAAGAGTTGTGCAG GGTAATTCAAGCGATTATGACAGAGCTGTGAGTGTAATTTCAAGCAACACAACGGCAGCAGCTTACTTGGCTACAATCTCTCTAACTCTTTGTTCTCTTATTGGGACCTTTCTTGGAAAATCTTCTTCTACTGATAATATGTTCCAAAGCAAGAGAATTTATGGTGACACAAGGCCATTCACCATTTTCCTTAAGGACATAAGCCTCCTTGCCTGTCTACTTGTTGCTTTCTCAGGGTTTATTCAAGCTGCAAGGCATTTGGTTCATGCAAGCTATCTAATGAGCTCACCAGATAACAAAAACCATGTCAAGAAGTTGGAGTTTGCAATTATAAAAGGTGGTGATTTTTGGTTATTTGGGCTTAGAGCACTTTATTTTGCTCTTATTATGGTTCTTTGGTTTTTTGGTCCGGTACCCATGTTTGTTTCCTCTATTCTGATGGTGATAATCCTGTATTACCATGACATATGTACTGTTACATTGCATAATGTCTACTGTCAGCAAGACAATCAAAAGGGTAATAAGGCAGCATCTGTCCGGGGCAGATTTAGCTATTGA
- the LOC8281869 gene encoding auxin response factor 3 has product MVGIIDLNTTEEDEKTTPSSGSFSSPSSSSSTSAALSATNLSSAPVSGSVCLELWHACAGPLISLPKKGSVVVYFPQGHLEQLPDLPLAVYDLPSYIFCRVVDVKLHAETANDEVYAQVSLVPDSEQIEQKLKQGKLEGHCEEEDVEAVVKSTTTHMFCKTLTASDTSTHGGFSVPRRAAEDCFPPLDYSQQRPSQELVAKDLHGFEWKFRHIYRGQPRRHLLTTGWSAFVNKKKLVSGDAVLFLRGDDGELRLGIRRAAQVKCGASFPALCSQQLNQSTLTDVVHAMSMRSLFNICYNPRASSSEFIIPLHKFLKSLDYSFSVGMRFKMRFETEDAAERRYMGLITGISDLDPARWPGSKWRCLVVRWDDMETNRHSRVSPWEIEPSGSVSSCNSFMTPGLKRSRSGFPSSKPEFPVPDGIGASDFGEPSRFQKVLQGQEILNFNTLYDGVDQNRHPSDIRRCFPGSRSSMIATTRNGARDPVVNSDVSYKSIGFSESLRFHKVLQGQEIIPSSPFGRAPASTNEACENGCFGISDGVQMTSSRNGWSSMMQGYNTRIRPPAQVSSPCSVLMFQQASNQVSNPSPRYGFNDLEEQGVNTQSWFHNPETCGEKRMSSSRSEHIFRRNNQWGMDSFSLSHEHSQHGLLQPLVAQPPCKGGQDLVSSCKSSCRLFGFQLTEDRHVANKDDSSIPMASLNAGSFMPHAGEQFHLKPPAITNAVGSSCTKGILQQNPENYHIY; this is encoded by the exons ATGGTGGGTATAATAGATCTTAATACGACAGAGGAGGATGAAAAAACGACACCATCTTCTGGGTCTTTCTCTTctccatcttcttcttcttctacttctgCTGCTTTAAGTGCCACTAATTTAAGTTCTGCTCCTGTTTCTGGTTCTGTTTGTTTGGAGCTGTGGCATGCTTGTGCTGGCCCACTGATATCTTTGCCAAAGAAAGGGAGTGTGGTTGTCTACTTCCCTCAAGGCCACTTGGAGCAACTCCCTGATTTGCCTCTTGCTGTTTATGATCTCCCTTCTTATATCTTTTGTAGAGTTGTTGATGTTAAGCTCCAT GCAGAGACAGCCAATGATGAAGTTTATGCTCAAGTTTCTCTGGTTCCTGATAGTGAG CAAATTGAGCAAAAGCTGAAGCAAGGGAAACTTGAAGGGCATTGTGAAGAGGAGGATGTGGAAGCAGTTGTGAAGTCAACAACAACCCACATGTTTTGCAAAACACTTACTGCTTCTGATACTAGCACTCATGGAGGCTTTTCTGTCCCACGCCGAGCTGCTGAAGACTGCTTCCCTCCCTTG GATTACAGTCAACAGAGACCTTCACAAGAGCTTGTAGCCAAGGATCTGCATGGTTTTGAGTGGAAGTTTCGACATATCTACCGAG GGCAACCACGGAGGCATTTGCTCACTACAGGATGGAGTGCTTTTGTAAATAAGAAGAAGCTTGTTTCTGGAGATGCTGTTCTCTTTCTCAG GGGTGATGATGGAGAACTGAGATTGGGAATTCGAAGAGCTGCACAAGTTAAATGTGGTGCTAGTTTTCCAGCTCTATGTAGTCAGCAATTGAATCAGAGCACTCTGACAGATGTCGTTCATGCTATGTCTATGAGAAGTCTTTTCAACATTTGCTATAACCCAAG AGCCAGCTCATCAGAGTTCATTATCCctttacataaatttttgaagAGTCTGGattattctttttctgttggaatgagGTTCAAAATGCGTTTTGAGACAGAAGATGCAGCAGAAAGAAG ATATATGGGATTGATAACAGGAATCAGCGACCTAGATCCTGCTAGATGGCCTGGTTCAAAATGGAGATGCCTTGTG GTAAGGTGGGATGATATGGAGACTAACAGGCATAGCAGGGTTTCTCCTTGGGAAATTGAGCCATCTGGTTCTGTTTCCAGTTGCAATAGTTTTATGACACCTGGTCTGAAGAGGAGCAGGTCCGGATTTCCTTCCTCAAAGCCAGAATTTCCAGTTCCTG ATGGGATTGGTGCATCAGACTTTGGGGAACCTTCAAGGTTCCAGAAGGTCTTGCAAGGTCaagaaattttgaattttaacaCTCTTTATGATGGTGTTGATCAGAATCGGCATCCGTCTGACATAAGGAGGTGTTTTCCTGGCTCACGCAGTTCTATGATTGCTACAACAAGAAATGGTGCCAGAGACCCAGTTGTGAACTCTGACGTTTCCTATAAAAGCATAGGCTTTAGTGAATCTCTTAGATTCCACAAGGTCTTGCAAGGTCAAGAAATAATTCCAAGTTCTCCTTTTGGAAGAGCCCCAGCAAGTACTAATGAGGCTTGTGAAAATGGTTGCTTTGGAATCTCTGATGGTGTTCAAATGACAAGCTCAAGAAATGGATGGTCTTCGATGATGCAGGGTTACAATACTCGTATTCGTCCACCTGCACAGGTATCTTCTCCGTGTTCTGTGTTAATGTTCCAGCAAGCAAGCAATCAAGTTTCGAACCCAAGTCCCAGGTATGGTTTTAACGATCTGGAGGAGCAGGGAGTTAACACCCAAAGCTGGTTTCATAATCCTGAAACATGTGGTGAAAAGCGCATGTCTTCCTCACGTTCAGAGCATATTTTCAGAAGGAACAATCAGTGGGGAATGGACTCTTTTAGTCTGTCTCATGAGCATAGCCAACATGGCCTTTTACAGCCTTTAGTAGCTCAACCACCATGTAAGGGTGGCCAAGATTTGGTGTCCTCGTGTAAAAGCAGCTGCAGACTTTTTGGCTTCCAGTTGACAGAGGATAGACATGTTGCTAACAAGGATGACAGCTCTATTCCTATGGCATCTCTGAATGCTGGATCTTTTATGCCTCATGCTGGAGAGCAGTTCCATCTGAAGCCTCCAGCAATAACTAATGCAGTTGGGAGCAGTTGTACTAAA GGAATTCTGCAACAGAATCCTgaaaattatcatatatacTAA